The proteins below are encoded in one region of Hordeum vulgare subsp. vulgare chromosome 3H, MorexV3_pseudomolecules_assembly, whole genome shotgun sequence:
- the LOC123445702 gene encoding vacuolar-processing enzyme-like, producing MAIAFLRLLPLSLLLLLLVVANAGTPRLEPGLRLPSQRAAAGRQEDDGSVGTKWAVLVAGSNGYQNYRHQADVCHAYQIIKKGGLKDENIIVFMYDDIAHNPENPRPGVIINHPQGGDVYAGVPKDYTGKEVNAKNLFAVLLGNKTAVSGGSGKVVDSGPNDHIFVFYSDHGGPGVIGMPTYPYIYGDDLVDVLKKKHAAGTYKSLVFYLEACEAGSVFEGLLPNDIGVYATTASNAEESSWGAYCPGEYPSPPPEYDTCLGDLYSISWMEDSDVHNLRTESLKEQYNLVKKRTAAQDSYSYGSHVMQYGSLDLNAQHLFLYIGSNPANDNATFVEENSLPSFSRAVNQRDADLVYFWHKYRKLAESSPEKNNARKQLLEMMGHRSHVDNSVELIGNLLFGSADGPMVLKSVRPAGEPLVDDWNCLKSTVHTFESQCGSLAQYGMKHMRSFANICNAGILPETMVKVAAQACTSIPTNPWSGTHKGFSA from the exons ATGGCGATTGCGTTCCTCCGCCTCCTTCCGCTAtccctgctgctcctcctgctcgTTGTGGCGAACGCCGGGACCCCGCGGCTGGAGCCCGGGCTCCGGCTGCCGTCGCAGCGCGCCGCGGCCGGCCGGCAGGAGGACGATGGGTCCGTCGGGACCAAGTGGGCCGTCCTCGTCGCCGGCTCCAACGGCTACCAGAACTACCGCCACCAG GCAGATGTCTGCCACGCCTACCAGATCATTAAGAAGGGTGGTCTCAAGGATGAGAACATCATTGTCTTCATGTACGACGACATTGCGCACAACCCGGAGAACCCAAGGCCAGGCGTCATCATCAACCACCCTCAGGGTGGAGATGTCTATGCTGGGGTCCCTAAG GACTACACTGGGAAGGAGGTTAATGCCAAGAACCTGTTTGCTGTCCTGCTCGGTAATAAAACCGCTGTGAGTGGTGGGAGCGGCAAAGTCGTGGACAGTGGCCCTAATGATCACATTTTTGTGTTTTATAGTGACCATGGGGGTCCTGGGGTCATTG GGATGCCTACCTATCCATACATTTACGGTGACGATCTTGTAGACGTCCTGAAGAAAAAGCACGCTGCTGGAACCTACAAAAGCCTG GTATTTTACCTTGAAGCCTGTGAAGCCGGGAGTGTCTTTGAGGGGCTTCTGCCGAACGACATTGGTGTCTACGCAACCACCGCATCAAACGCAGAGGAGAGCAGTTGGGGAGCGTATTGCCCTGGCGAGTACCCGAGCCCTCCGCCGGAATATGACACTTGCTTGGGCGACCTATACAgcatttcttggatggaagacag TGATGTCCACAACCTGAGAACCGAATCTCTCAAGGAGCAATATAACCTG GTGAAAAAGAGAACGGCGGCTCAGGACTCATACAGCTACGGTTCCCATGTGATGCAATATGGTTCTTTGGACCTGAATGCTCAACATCTCTTCTTGTACATCGGGTCAAATCCTGCTAACGACAACGCTACTTTTGTTGAAGAGAACTCACTGCCATCCTTCTCAAGAGCTGTTAATCAGAGGGACGCTGATCttgtttatttttggcacaag TACCGGAAATTGGCTGAGAGCTCCCCTGAGAAGAACAATGCTCGGAAGCAATTGCTCGAGATGATGGGTCACAGATCTCATGTTGACAATAGCGTGGAATTGATTGGAAACCTTCTGTTTGGTTCTGCCGATGGTCCAATGGTTCTCAAGTCTGTTCGCCCagctggtgagcctcttgttgatGACTGGAATTGTCTAAAGTCTACG GTGCATACTTTTGAATCACAATGTGGCTCGTTGGCGCAGTATGGGATGAAGCACATGCGGTCCTTTGCAAACATCTGCAATGCCGGCATCCTTCCTGAAACGATGGTAAAGGTCGCTGCTCAGGCGTGCACGAGCATCCCAACCAACCCATGGAGTGGCACACACAAAGGTTTTAGTGCTTAA